A region of the Vibrio rumoiensis genome:
ACCCACATAACCAACTAATCAGGAGCGCCACTCCGGCAAAAGTTTGGCACCAAAGACCAAAACGTAACATCCAATGTGAGCCCATCTTACGAACCGCACGTCCATTGAAACTCGTCATTGCCACCATACCAATAACGTTTAATGCAAACAAATACCCAAAGTATTCAGGTTGTACGCCGTAGATATCAATATAAACAAACGAGCCGGCGGTAATAAAGGCAAACATACCCGAAAAAGAGAATGCACCACAAAAGATAAGGCCAAACGCAACCGGATTGGTGATTAATTTAAAGTAATTACGCATCGTTGTTTTAAAACGCAACGGCTGTTTATTTTCAGGCGCTAAGGTTTCCGGAATTTTAAACAACACCGCCATTAGTACCATAAAAGAAACCAAAGCCAACACAGTAAAGATTGAACGCCAACCAAACCATACCGCTAAATGCCCGCCAATCATTGGGGCTAAAAGTGGCGAAATGGTAATAACCAATGTAATGAAAGACATCGCTCGGGCGAACTCTTCTTTATTAAACATATCTCGAACGATCGCTTGCACAATCACGGCTGCCGCAGCTCCTGCAAAACCTTGAGCAAATCGGGTATACAGTAAGGCTTCAATGCTAGTGGTCGTGGCACAGATAATTGAAGCGATCGCGAAAAACACAATCCCACCCATTAATATTGGGCGACGGCCATAACTATCCGCCAAAGGACCATGTAAAAGCTGCCCCAATGCAAAGCCTGCGGTATAGGCGGTTAATGTCCCCTGCACCATGCCATGATTGACCATAAGATCACTCGCAATGGTTGGCATTGCTGGCAAATACATATCAATCGCGAATGGTGTCAATAAACCAATTGAACCTAAAATCAGAAATAACACAAAACTGCTTTTAGGCAAGGAAGATTGTGGCATAGCTTGTCCTTTACGAAGAGTTGATAAAATGACTGTTTATCGAACTATAGAAATTATTAAATGAATAACATTAAGCGGGATAGAAGGCTCACTTTATAGAAAAAGCAAGCCTTTAATAGTGCATCAACTTATGAAATAGATGCGATCTCTTCAGCGGTTAAAGCTCGGTATTCACCAGGTTCAAGCGCCTCATCAAGAACAATCGTTCCAATTGATTCACGATGAAGTTGCTCGACTTTATTACCTAAAGCAGCAAACATACGTTTTACTTGGTGGTATTTACCTTCAGAAATGGTCAGCAGTAATTCATTTTGAGAAAAATCGACAACTTCCATTTTCGCCGGTAGCGTTAACTCTTTTTCACTTCTTAATTGAATACCTTCCGCCAACTGTTGAGCATAGTCATCCCCAATCGCATCTTCTAACCATACGCGATAAGTTTTCTCACACTTGTGTTTTGGTGACGTAATACGATGCGACCATTGACCATCATCGGTGATCAAAACAAGACCGGTAGTATCAACATCTAAACGTCCAGCGAAGTGGAGTTTATCCATATTCACTTCATCTAATAAAGTAAAAGCCGTCGGGTTATTACTGTCTTCATGTGAGCAAACAAAGCCATCCGGCTTAAACAGCATAAAATAGCGAGGACCTGGCATCGGTAAATGACGTTCTTGCCATTCAACACGAGACTCTTCCCCTACCTTGATTGATGCCACTTTGACCGTATTTCCATCCACAGTCACTTCACCACGGCGCAGTAAAATAGTCGCCTCTCGACGAGTCACTCCTAATGTTTCACATAAAAACTTATCTAAACGCATGAATACCTCTAGTCTGACTGCAAATTATTTGACTGAGTCAGCACACATAAATGTTGGCCAAATACTAGGGCAGTTTCTTTTTCGTGAAAATTTTACCGCGAAAAACTAACCATCCTGAACTCCAGCATGAAAGCTCATTATAGAGATATTTCCTCCATTAGTTGAGCTATTTCACAAATTTGATTGGTTATTTGATAAAAAGAGAAAAGGAATGAAACAAAGCAATGAGAGCATCAGAAATGGAATCAATAAACAAAGTGAAAACTGTTTAAATAACGAGCAACCGTACTGATAATATTATTATTGGTTTATTTTTAGACTTTTGTAGTATCTTGTCACAATTAAATTTCCAACGCTTTTTTGTTTGTTTTATACCCCAAAAATCATAAAACATTATTCACGAAATAAATTAACCCCCTCGACCTTAGTCTAAAATTAAATCAAAAAGTTAGCACCACATTAGACTTTAGTATCAACACATCAACCCTTCATTTTTTGCTTAAAAAATAAACAAAAATAAAATTCAAATATTATCAACAAGTTATACTGGTCATACCTGATTTATCGTAAGAAATAAGATAAATTGCAAAAATATTAACCTTGTAGCATTTTTCGCAATTAATGTTACCAATAAATCACATTAAGTAATAAAACTATTAACAACACATCGGACCAAGCCGATGAGGCACAATAAAATAATTAATGTGTAAGGGATGACAATGAAAAAAACACAATATTCGCTATTAGCAATTTCGATTGCTCTAGCTTCTCAAGTTCATGCTGCTGGTTTCCAAGTTGTAGAACATTCCGCCTCTGGTTTAGGTCGTGCATTTTCAGGCGACGGTGTCATTGGGGATAATGCAAGTGAAATATCAGCTA
Encoded here:
- the rsuA gene encoding 16S rRNA pseudouridine(516) synthase RsuA, encoding MRLDKFLCETLGVTRREATILLRRGEVTVDGNTVKVASIKVGEESRVEWQERHLPMPGPRYFMLFKPDGFVCSHEDSNNPTAFTLLDEVNMDKLHFAGRLDVDTTGLVLITDDGQWSHRITSPKHKCEKTYRVWLEDAIGDDYAQQLAEGIQLRSEKELTLPAKMEVVDFSQNELLLTISEGKYHQVKRMFAALGNKVEQLHRESIGTIVLDEALEPGEYRALTAEEIASIS
- a CDS encoding Bcr/CflA family multidrug efflux MFS transporter; amino-acid sequence: MPQSSLPKSSFVLFLILGSIGLLTPFAIDMYLPAMPTIASDLMVNHGMVQGTLTAYTAGFALGQLLHGPLADSYGRRPILMGGIVFFAIASIICATTTSIEALLYTRFAQGFAGAAAAVIVQAIVRDMFNKEEFARAMSFITLVITISPLLAPMIGGHLAVWFGWRSIFTVLALVSFMVLMAVLFKIPETLAPENKQPLRFKTTMRNYFKLITNPVAFGLIFCGAFSFSGMFAFITAGSFVYIDIYGVQPEYFGYLFALNVIGMVAMTSFNGRAVRKMGSHWMLRFGLWCQTFAGVALLISWLCGFGLWAIVPCVILFVGTISIIGSNSMGLLLSSYPQMAGTASSLAGTLRFGLGAAISALIAFLPSGYVWPMVMSMFLCAVLSASCYWLLSRKA